The Streptomyces cathayae DNA segment GGCTGCGCCGGGCGGCCGGTGTCAGACCGCCGAACCCGCCTTCCACTGGGCCCAGTCCATGTTCCAGCCGTTGAGGCCGTTGTCCGGGGCGATGGTCTTGTCACCGGTGTTCTTCACGACGACCACGTCACCGACGATGGAGTTGTCGTAGAACCAGGCGCCCGGCGTGTTCGGGTCGCCCGCGCCCTGGGTGTCGGACAGGCCGATGCAGCCGTGGCTGGTGTTGGCACTGCCGAAGATGGACTTGGCGCCCCAGTAGTTGCCGTGGAGGAAGGTGCCGGAGTTGCTCAGCCGCATGGCGTGCGGCACGTCCTTGATGTCGTACTCGCCCTTGCCGTCGTCGTCGGTGAAGCCGACGGTCGCACCGTCCATCCGGGTCTCCTTGAACTTCTCGGAGACGACCATCTGGCCCTCCCACGTCTTGTTCTCGGGGGACCCGGCGGAGATCGGGATGGTCCGGACGGTCTTGCCGTCCTGCGTGACCTTCATCTGCTTGGTGGCGGCGTCGACGATCGAGACCTGGTTGCGGCCGATCTTGAAGTTGACCGTCTTCTGCTGGACGCCGTAGACACCCTCGGCACCCTCGACGCCGTCGAGCGCCAGCTTCAGGGTGACGGTGGAGTCCTCCTGCCAGTAGTCCTCGGGACGGCAGTCCATCCGGTTGGCGTTGAACCAGTGACAGGCGACCTCCTGACCACTGGTGCTGGAGACGGTGATGCCCTTCTGGACCTCGGCCTTGTTGGTGATCGCCTTGTCGAAGTTGATCGACACCGGCATGCCGACGCCCACGGTCGAGCCGTCGTCCGGGGTGAAGGTGCCGATGAAGCTGTTGTCCGGGGCGACCGTGGTGAACGACGCGTTCTCGTGGGCGGCGCGGCCCTCGGAGTCCTCCGCGCTGACCGACAGCTTGTAGGTGGTGGCGCGCTCCAGCTGGCCGCTGGGCTTCCAGCTCTTCTTGTCGGCAGATATCTCGCCCTCGACGGCGGTGCCGTCGGTGGTCGTCATCTTCACCTCGGTGAGGGTGCCCTTGGACACGGCCACCGTGGCGGAGTTGTTGATGGAGGCGCCGCTCGAGCCGTCCTTCGGCGTGATCTTGATCTGGGCCTCGGAGGTCTTCTTGGCCGCCGCCTCGTCGACCTGGGCCTGCGACCCGCCCTTGCCTCCGTCCCCATCGGAGGCGGTGTCGCCGCCGGAGCATGCCGAGAGCACCATCACTCCACCGAGCAGAGCGGACGCAGCCATCAGACCCCTGCGCCGCTTACCGTCCGTCATCACACGCTTCTCCATCATCGCCGCTTCCCCGAACCCCGCGGTTTCCCGCGCCCGAAGCCGAGAGTCCCCGTCAATCACTTCAACGCTACGACCGGTGGGTCCCGTTCCCCATGGGGCACGAATGTGGGGCGCACCACGTCCAGCGCGGCCGGGCGGGGTTTCAACCCGTGCCCCGACCAAGACGACATGACCCCGGGCCGCGGTTGCCGCCCGAGGTCACGATTTCCCCCACACCGCCTCGTCCAGTCACGTCGACCTGGCGCGACTCACCTTTTCCGGACCGCCCCCGCCGACCAACTCCCCCTATTACACCGCTTAATCACCATCATGCGTTTTATCCTAATTGCCTGAGTTGCCCGCATCATCCTGTTCGCCCTTGTCATCGCTTTTGTCTGACACGTCGTAAAGCTCGTAGCCGTCGCCCTCGTCGAGGTCCCACTCCGGCGAGTCCGGGTCGTAGTCGATCTGCTCGCTGCTCCACGAGGCCTGCTGGAGTTCCACCCCCGGCACGTCGCCGACCAGGTTGAAGGGGTCGACGAGATACGCGAGGGCCTCGGCCGCGTCCTCGTTCACCGTGTTCCGGGCGGGCAGCCGTTCGTCGTCCGTCATGTCGCCGTCGTCCGCGATCCTCGCCAGCGCGGCGCTGGTCACCGCTTTCTCGTCGTCGACCTGGAGGACGAGGTCGACGCGAAGCCTCACAAACCGTGACGTCTCTGGAGTGCTCATGCCCGGAGCGTACGGCTCCGGGACCCGTGACTTTCCCGTGACCCGCGACTTTCACTAACATCAGCCCACACGGCCAATTAGCCAGCGCCACAAGGGGATCGATATTCCGTGTCATCCGCTCTCCGTCCGTTGCTGACCGCCACCGCCGCGGGCACCCTGCTGTGCGCCCTGTGGTTCGTCCCGTCCGCCAACGCGACCTCCGACCTCCCGGCGGGAGGTACGCCCTCGACAAGCCCGTCTCCGCAGGTCACGGAGCAGGCGAGGGTCCTGTCCAGCACCTCGTCCATAGCGCCGACGACTGCGGCTCCGTCCGCGGTGTCAGCGCCGTCCGCGACGGAGGTCTCGCCGGCAACGGAGGTGTCGTCCGTGTCGGCGGCGTCTTCAGCGTCCTCAGGGGGTGTCGACGCCGCCGACGGGCAGGTCAGACTCGCCGCCACCGGCAGCTTCGACAGCACGCCGTACATCCTCGGCGGCACCGCCTGCCTCACCCTCGGCGCGGGCTTCGTCGCCTACTCGGTGCGCCGGGAGCGCCTGGACTTCTGACTCCCTTGGCCGTTCCCCGAGATGAGCCCGCCTCCGGCGCCCCGCCCCCTGTGAACCTCACCGCAGCGGGCCGGTGACCTCTTCCACCGCCGCCAGCAGCCGGCCGTCGCGCACGAACGCCTCCGCCGCGGCGAGGTCGGGTGCGAGATGACGGTCCGGGCCGGGGCCGCCCACGCCCGCCTTCCGCGCGGCCTCGACGACGGCCCGGGTCGCGGGCGCCGGCCTCAGCCCCTCGCGCAGTTCGACGGCACGCGCGGCGGCGTACAGCTCCACCGCGATGACCCGGGTGAGGTTGTCGACGGAGGTCCGCAGCTTGCGCGCGGCCGACCAGCCCATGGAGACGTGGTCCTCCTGCATCGCGGAGGACGGGATCGAGTCCGCCGACGCCGGTACGGCGAGCCGCTTCAGCTCGCTCACCAGCGCGGCCTGCGTGTACTGAGCGATCATCAGACCCGAGTCGACACCGGCGTCGTCGGCGAGGAACGGCGGCAGTCCGTGGCTGCGGTTCTTGTCCAGCAGCCGGTCGGTGCGGCGCTCGGCGATGGAGCCGAGGTCGGCGACGGCGATGGCGAGGAAGTCCAGCACGTACGCCACCGGGGCGCCGTGGAAGTTGCCGTTGGACTCGACGCGCCCTCCCCCGGAGCCGGACGCCCCCGGTCCGGTGTCCGCGGGCAGCACCACCGGATTGTCGACGGCGGCGGCGAGTTCGCGCTCGGCGACCAGCCGGGCGTGGGCGATGGTGTCCCGTCCGGCGCCCGCGACCTGCGGGGCGCAGCGCACGGAGTAGGCGTCCTGGACCCGCGGGGCGTCGTCCTGGTGATGCCCCGTCATCCCCGAACCGGCGAGTACGGCCAGCATGTTGGCGGCGCTGGCGGCCTGGCCCGGGTGCGGGCGAAGGGCGTGCAGTTCGGGGGCGAGCACCTTGTCGGTGCCGAGCAGTGCCTCCAGGCTCAGGGCGGCCGTGACGTCGGCGGACCGGTACAGGACGTCGAGGTCGGCGAGAGCCATGACGAGCATGCCGAGCATGCCGTCGGTGCCGTTGAGGAGGGCCAGCCCTTCCTTCTCGCGCAGTTCGAGAGGCCGGATCCCGTGCGCGGCGAGCAGTTCACCGGCGGGGCGCAGGGTCCCGTCGGGCCCCTCGGCCTCCCCCTCGCCCATCAGCGCGAGGGCGCAGTGGGACAGCGGGGCCAGGTCACCGGAGCAGCCGAGCGAGCCGTACTCGTGCACGACCGGGGTGATCCCGGCGTTCAGCACGTCGGCCATGGTCTGCGCGACCTCGGGGCGTACGCCGGTGTGCCCGGAGCAGAGGGTCTTCAGCCGCAGGAACATCAGGGCGCGCACGACCTCCCGCTCGACGCGGGGGCCCATGCCGGCGGCGTGCGAGCGGACGATGTTGCGCTGCAGCCGCCCGCGCAGTTCCGGGCCGATGTACCGGGTCGCCAGGGCACCGAAGCCGGTGCTCACCCCGTACACGGGGTCCGGCTCGGCGGCCAGGGCGTCCACGATCCCGCGGGACGCGGCGAGGGCGGCCAGCGCCTCGCCGGAGAGCTCGACACGGGCACCGCCACGTGCCACGGCGAGCACGTCGGACGCGGTCACCGCGGACGCCCGCCCGTCTCCCAGCACCACCCTTCCCAGGCCGTGCCGCGCGCCTTCCCCGTTCACCACAGTGTGCATATCCATATTCAGGAGAGTACGCAGTGAATTCAATGATGTCATCACTGGAACCCGCGCTCACCCCTTACAGGTTCAGTACGCCTAAGGCGAGTGCCGGCCCCGGAAACGGCGGCGCTCTCCGTCCGCGTTCCGCGCGGGCTCGTCCGCCAGCCGTACGACCGGGTCGCCCGGTCCCGCACGCCCGGCGACGACGGGACGGGTGGCCCGCTCGGCCTTGGCGCGGTACTGCGCCGCGTCGGCCAGCCGGAAGAGCCGCCGGGCGGAGAGCACCGGCCCGATGGGGTCGCCGGTGGAGGCCACCCCGCAGGCCACCCCGTCCCCGATCCCCGACTCCACCGCACGGCGGCACACTTCGTCGGCCACCTTGACGACCTCTCCGGCGGACGGCCCCACCACCAGCAGACAGAACTCGTCCCCGCCGAGCCGCGCCGCCAGTGCTCCCGGCAGCATGGCCCCGCACAGGGACAGCACGCTCCCGAACCGCTCCAGCAGCCGGTCACCGACGGCGTGCCCCTGCGTGTCGTTGACCCGCTTGAGCCCGTTGACATCGCACACGACGAGGCTGACCACCGCCCCGTCCTCGCGATGCCGCTCGATCGCCTCGTCGAGGCGCACGTCCACCGCCCGACGGTTGGCGAGCCCGGTGAGCGCGTCCGTGTACGCCAGCCGCTGCGCCTCCTCCAGCCGCTCGCTCTGCGCGAGCCCGGCGGCGACGACGGCGGCCAGCACCATCGCGAAGTCGGCGTCACCGCGCCCGAAGACGGGCGCCCCCACCGGCCGGGCCACGTACAGCTCCCCCCACGCCCTCCCGTGCAGCACGATCGGGGCGACCACGCAGCAGCCGCGCCCGCGCCGCCGCAGAGCCGCGACCCGCTGATGACAGGCGCCGGGACTTGCCTCCGCCGACCCCTCGGCGGTCTCCACCCAGGCGTCGGGCTCGCCGCCACCGGCCCACCGCTCGTGCAGGAACTCGGCGATCTCGGCGAACTGGTGCACGGGATAGGCCTCGCCCTCCGGGAACTCCTCCTCGCCCGGTGCCAGCTCGCCGACGTTCACCAGGACCCGCAGCCGCCCCAGCTCCCGCTCCCACACGGACAGCGCGGCGAAACCCCCGCCGAGCGCCCGGCAGGCTCCGAGGGCCGCGGCCCGCCAGACCTCCTGCGAGCCCTGCACGGCGGCCATGCCCTGCGCCAGTGCCACCACGGCCGCCAGCCGGCTGTCCTCACCCATCCCTCCAGGCTAGGGACGTTCCGCACTAATCGGGAGATTTAAGGAGCGAATGGGGAGCCGCCGAGGCGAGTCGCCGCAGGTGGGCGGGGCTCCGCCCACCACCGCCCGTCCACCACCGCCCGCCCGTCCACCACCGCCCGCCCGCCCACCACCGCCCGCCCGCCGCTCGTCGCCCGCCCGTTGCCGGACCGTCACCGCCCTGACGCCCGTCACCGCCCCGGCCAGTTCGGCTTGCGCTTCTCGTTGAAGGCGGCGACGCCCTCCGCGCGGTCGCCCGAGAACGCCACCGACCGCCAGGCGGCGTCCTCCACCTCGAGCCCGGCGGGCAGATCCAGCCCCTGCCCCAGACGCAGTGCCCGCTTGGCGGCCCGCAGGCCCACCGGTGAGTTCGCGGCGATCCGGGCGGCCATGGCCAGCGCCGCCTCCCGGTCCCGCCCCGCCTCCACCAACTCGTCGACGAGGCCCAGTTCACGGGCTTCGGCGGCCTCCACCCGACGCGCCGTGAAGATCAGCTCGGCGGCCCGGGCCGCCCCCACCCGCCTGGGCAGCAACTGCGTGCCGCCGCCGCCCGGAATCACCCCGACGGACACCTCGGGCAGTCCCAGCACGGCGGTGCGGTCGGCCACGATCACATCGCAGGACAGGGCCAGCTCGAAACCGCCCCCCAGCGCGAACCCGTGCACCGCCGCCACGGTCGGCACCGGCAGCTCCAGCACACCGGTGTAGGCCCCGCGCGCCACCGGCCGCTGACGGACCAGATCGGCGTCACTGAAGGAATTGCGCTCCTTCAGGTCGGCCCCGACGCAGAAGGCCCGTTCGTGCGACGAGGTCAGCACCACCGCCCGCACCTCCGGGTCTCCCCCCAGCTCCGCGCAGGCTCCGGCGACGGACCGGGCCATCTCGGTCGAGACCGCGTTCATGGCCTTGGGCCGGTCGAGGACGAGCTCCGCGACATGCCCCTGCTCATGCCGCCGCACCAGCACGAACTCCCCGAACCGTTCCTCACTCATGACACCCTCCGGTTAACGCGGGTTAACATCCGTCGCCCCCGATCATCGCAGCCGGAACCCACCCGGCAAAAGGGCGTACGTCCAGTTCCCTCCTCACCCCCCGTCCACCCGTTCGAGTGATATCCCGCCCGCTCCGGCCCGGACCCGGGCCGGAACGCATAACGTGCGCAGCACCGCGGCGCGTTGGGGGCGCGTCCGCAGGGGGAGGAATCGCATGACGACGAACACGCCGACCAGGCCACAGCCCACCGCACCGGACGCGGCCGACCGGGCACCGGCACACACCGGATTCGCCCTCTTCAGCGCGCGCATCCGGGGCCGGCACCGCAGACCGCGCCCCCGGAAGCTGCTGCTGGCCGTCGGCGGTCTGACCCTGGCGATCGGCGCCCTGAGCCTCGTACGCCTGGCGTCCGACCCCGGCCCCGGGGACATCGGAGCCGAGGCCGGCCCCCGCCCGGTCCCGGACACCGCGAATGCCGCAAGCCCCGGCCCGGCCGACGCCGACGGTTCCGACAGCACCGCCGGCGCCCCCACCGCGGGTCCGGCATCCCCCGCCCCGGAGGCGAGCCCTTCCTCGCCCACCGTCCTGGGTGGTGCGAGCGGCTCACCGCTCGCACCGTCCGCTCCGGCGGGCAGAGCCGCCGCACCGACCGCCACGACACCGGCCCTCACCGCCCCGACCCCGGCCGCACCGAACGCACCGAGTACTCCGAACGGGCCGAACGCCCCCGGAGCGCCGCCCCCCGTCGACGCCGCACCGGGCGGGCCCCCACCGGGCCCTCCGGGCGGCACACCGTCTCAGCCGAAGCCACCACACCCGAAACCGAAGCCGCCACCGGACCGGCAGACACCACCACCCCCGCCGGCGGACCGGCCGGGCCAAACGGACGACGGCCCTCTCCTCTGCGTACCGATCATCGGCCTGTGCGTCGACGCCGACCTGGCTCTCAGCGGCTGAACAGACCGAACAGGCAGGACAGGTCGAACAGACAGGACCGGTTGAACAGGCAGGACCGGCCGGGGCGGCCGACAGGAAGCGTCAGGAGCCGTCCCGGCGGGTGAGCAGCCAGGGTTCCACCACGCCCAGACCACGCACCGGCCGCTGATACATCGGCTGCAGCGCGAAGCGGTACGCCGGAGGCTTCTCGCCCTCCTTCTCCGCCGAGGCCGCCGCCTCGGCAGCGGCCGCCTCGGAGGCGGGGGCGTCTTCGGTGCGGATCAGCTCCTCGGCGAACGCGGTGTCGATGAGCACGCCGTCACGAGGAGCTATCGAGGTGAGCCGGGAGGCGAGGTTCACCGTCGTACCGAAGACATCACCCATCCGGGTGGTGACGGTGCCGAAGGCCATGCCGACCCGCAGCTCAGGCATCGTCTCGTCGTTCGCCATCGTCTCGATCAGCAGCATGGCGATCTCCGCGGCCGTCCCCGCGTCGTCGGCGGCGTAGAGCACCTCGTCGCCGAGGGTCTTGATGAGCCGCCCGCCGCGCGCGGCCACCAGGTCGGCGGCGGT contains these protein-coding regions:
- a CDS encoding GGDEF domain-containing protein, yielding MGEDSRLAAVVALAQGMAAVQGSQEVWRAAALGACRALGGGFAALSVWERELGRLRVLVNVGELAPGEEEFPEGEAYPVHQFAEIAEFLHERWAGGGEPDAWVETAEGSAEASPGACHQRVAALRRRGRGCCVVAPIVLHGRAWGELYVARPVGAPVFGRGDADFAMVLAAVVAAGLAQSERLEEAQRLAYTDALTGLANRRAVDVRLDEAIERHREDGAVVSLVVCDVNGLKRVNDTQGHAVGDRLLERFGSVLSLCGAMLPGALAARLGGDEFCLLVVGPSAGEVVKVADEVCRRAVESGIGDGVACGVASTGDPIGPVLSARRLFRLADAAQYRAKAERATRPVVAGRAGPGDPVVRLADEPARNADGERRRFRGRHSP
- a CDS encoding L,D-transpeptidase gives rise to the protein MTDGKRRRGLMAASALLGGVMVLSACSGGDTASDGDGGKGGSQAQVDEAAAKKTSEAQIKITPKDGSSGASINNSATVAVSKGTLTEVKMTTTDGTAVEGEISADKKSWKPSGQLERATTYKLSVSAEDSEGRAAHENASFTTVAPDNSFIGTFTPDDGSTVGVGMPVSINFDKAITNKAEVQKGITVSSTSGQEVACHWFNANRMDCRPEDYWQEDSTVTLKLALDGVEGAEGVYGVQQKTVNFKIGRNQVSIVDAATKQMKVTQDGKTVRTIPISAGSPENKTWEGQMVVSEKFKETRMDGATVGFTDDDGKGEYDIKDVPHAMRLSNSGTFLHGNYWGAKSIFGSANTSHGCIGLSDTQGAGDPNTPGAWFYDNSIVGDVVVVKNTGDKTIAPDNGLNGWNMDWAQWKAGSAV
- the hutH gene encoding histidine ammonia-lyase, yielding MHTVVNGEGARHGLGRVVLGDGRASAVTASDVLAVARGGARVELSGEALAALAASRGIVDALAAEPDPVYGVSTGFGALATRYIGPELRGRLQRNIVRSHAAGMGPRVEREVVRALMFLRLKTLCSGHTGVRPEVAQTMADVLNAGITPVVHEYGSLGCSGDLAPLSHCALALMGEGEAEGPDGTLRPAGELLAAHGIRPLELREKEGLALLNGTDGMLGMLVMALADLDVLYRSADVTAALSLEALLGTDKVLAPELHALRPHPGQAASAANMLAVLAGSGMTGHHQDDAPRVQDAYSVRCAPQVAGAGRDTIAHARLVAERELAAAVDNPVVLPADTGPGASGSGGGRVESNGNFHGAPVAYVLDFLAIAVADLGSIAERRTDRLLDKNRSHGLPPFLADDAGVDSGLMIAQYTQAALVSELKRLAVPASADSIPSSAMQEDHVSMGWSAARKLRTSVDNLTRVIAVELYAAARAVELREGLRPAPATRAVVEAARKAGVGGPGPDRHLAPDLAAAEAFVRDGRLLAAVEEVTGPLR
- a CDS encoding enoyl-CoA hydratase/isomerase family protein gives rise to the protein MSEERFGEFVLVRRHEQGHVAELVLDRPKAMNAVSTEMARSVAGACAELGGDPEVRAVVLTSSHERAFCVGADLKERNSFSDADLVRQRPVARGAYTGVLELPVPTVAAVHGFALGGGFELALSCDVIVADRTAVLGLPEVSVGVIPGGGGTQLLPRRVGAARAAELIFTARRVEAAEARELGLVDELVEAGRDREAALAMAARIAANSPVGLRAAKRALRLGQGLDLPAGLEVEDAAWRSVAFSGDRAEGVAAFNEKRKPNWPGR